The Caloramator mitchellensis genome contains the following window.
AAAAGATAAAAGAGATAAAGAAGTAACAATTAAGGGGCTGGAAATTCATGCAGCCCCTTCATTTAATAAGTAAAAGGGGAGAGATTATGAAGAAGCGATTGAATGATAATGCAGTGTTCTGGCTGTTTGTTGCACCTGCCCTTTTTGCATTTGTAATGGTAGTAATAATACCCTTCTTTATGGGAATATATTATTCAATGACAGACTGGACAGCAGTTGCAGGATTAAAACCTAAATGGGTGGGATTTAAAAATTATAAGGCTATGTTTTCAGACATTGCAATCAGATATTCTTTTATCAGAACATTTCTATTCACTCTATTGAGCGTAGTATCGATAAATATAGTTGCACTAACATTTGCAGTTTTGGTCACAAGGGATATAAGATTTAGAAACTTTTACAGAGCAGGCTTCTTTGTTCCAAACTTAATAGGTGGGCTTGTATTAGGATATATCTGGCAGTTCATATTTAAAAGCGTAATACCTGCGATTGGAGGATTGCTTGGGATAGAGAAACTTCAAAACCTGCTTATATTGTCAAACCCTGATTTAACTTTATTCGGATTAGTATTAGCATTCACATGGCAATATGCTGGGTATATAATGATGATTTATGTAGCAGCATTGCTCAATGTTCCACAGGAACTTTTAGAGGCTGCGGCAATAGACGGAGCAAACTTCTGGCAAAGATTAAAGGCAATAACAATCCCTATGATAGCTCATGCCTTTACAATAACGACCTTCTTAACGCTTGTAAATTCATTTAAGCAGTATGATATAATAGTTGCCCTGACAAATGGCGGGCCT
Protein-coding sequences here:
- a CDS encoding carbohydrate ABC transporter permease encodes the protein MKKRLNDNAVFWLFVAPALFAFVMVVIIPFFMGIYYSMTDWTAVAGLKPKWVGFKNYKAMFSDIAIRYSFIRTFLFTLLSVVSINIVALTFAVLVTRDIRFRNFYRAGFFVPNLIGGLVLGYIWQFIFKSVIPAIGGLLGIEKLQNLLILSNPDLTLFGLVLAFTWQYAGYIMMIYVAALLNVPQELLEAAAIDGANFWQRLKAITIPMIAHAFTITTFLTLVNSFKQYDIIVALTNGGPTDMYKGQVVNSTELLAMHIYNVAFKYNRMAEGQARAIIFFLVLSVISIAQVYYNKKSEVEM